From the genome of Argentina anserina chromosome 4, drPotAnse1.1, whole genome shotgun sequence, one region includes:
- the LOC126792815 gene encoding uncharacterized protein LOC126792815, translating to MLVANSFDLWKKDVFFPAAEEVQESADIMESTYRAWARARRESVAPEDLDELCRELQTALGTAKWQLEEFEKAVRLSYRQHGDDHTTARHRQFISAIENQISHVETALSVSFSAEGKKHLRWVQLDEEECEDLAAFLSGTSHCPPSAKKEYVAHELSGITSEEKPIRRKDLDVKSNAANSDNFIELKGVTETVINIKDPNFTVDLNGKEMPGSRDEIIYHVDRTTNTRKTWSSNCELRIIVPDEAEQRTQLIPSFGDTPKEKGSKLVFWRRCGELHQAKGAVNLFKNLFGRVGVSQKQSQSPQKRWHGPLRLQYGRSVQVTLAVMLTFFLLVPFMFYSG from the exons AATGGAATCCACGTATAGAGCATGGGCTCGAGCGAGGAGAGAAAGTGTAGCACCGGAAGATTTGGATGAACTCTGTAGGGAGTTGCAAACAGCTTTAGGCACTGCCAAATGGCAG TTGGAAGAGTTTGAGAAGGCTGTCAGGTTGAGCTATCGCCAGCATGGTGATGATCATACAACAGCCAGACATAGACAATTTATTTCTGCCATTGAAAATCAGATCTCCCATGTTGAAACAGCATTAAGTGTATCGTTTAGTGCGGAAGGAAAGAAGCACCTTCGCTGGGTACAGCTAGATGAAGAAGAATGCGAAGACTTAGCTGCATTTCTCTCTGGGACATCTCATTGTCCTCCAAGTGCCAAAAAAGAATATGTAGCACATGAACTATCTGGGATAACCTCTGAGGAAAAGCCTATAAGAAGAAAAGATCTGGATGTGAAATCTAATGCTGCCAATTCTGACAATTTTATTGAATTAAAGGGTGTTACAGAGACTGTTATTAACATTAAGGATCCGAATTTTACCGTGGATCTAAATGGAAAAGAAATGCCAGGATCAAGGGATGAAATAATTTATCATGTTGATCGAACAACTAATACAAGGAAAACATGGAGCTCAAATTGTGAATTAAGGATTATTGTACCTGATGAAGCTGAGCAGAGAACTCAGTTAATCCCAAGCTTTGGGGACACGCCCAAAGAGAAAGGGTCCAAACTTGTCTTTTGGAGAAGATGTGGAGAACTGCATCAAGCAAAGGGAGCAGTTAATTTGTTCAAAAAT CTGTTTGGCAGGGTTGGTGTATCTCAAAAGCAGTCACAAAGTCCACAGAAGCGATGGCATGGTCCATTACGCTTACAATATGGTCGTTCTGTTCAAGTCACGCTGGCTGTAATGCTCACTTTCTTCCTGCTTG TACCATTTATGTTCTACTCAGGTTGA